From one Pseudomonas sp. S35 genomic stretch:
- a CDS encoding integrating conjugative element protein, with protein MNGLLSFVLLLCLATPIMVNASSLIVVEDRGGVSALPYYQDLAPEPTAQSAPIETMGVRGHGSFPVHSDQLVPGQEQGRVINAPGLQPLFLVGDDEMSRAWLTQRREQLQQLQAVGLVVNVASAERFAEVQRWAGDLQMVPAPSNDLAQRLGIKHYPLLITATAIQQ; from the coding sequence ATGAATGGACTGTTGAGTTTCGTGCTTTTGCTGTGCTTGGCCACCCCAATTATGGTGAACGCAAGCTCGTTGATTGTAGTTGAAGACCGGGGCGGCGTTTCAGCCCTGCCCTACTACCAAGACTTAGCGCCTGAACCTACCGCGCAATCCGCACCAATCGAAACGATGGGGGTACGTGGCCATGGGTCTTTTCCCGTGCACTCAGACCAGCTTGTCCCCGGCCAAGAGCAGGGCCGGGTTATAAACGCGCCAGGCCTACAACCTCTTTTCCTGGTGGGTGACGATGAAATGTCCAGAGCCTGGCTGACTCAACGCCGTGAGCAACTGCAGCAGTTGCAAGCGGTAGGCCTGGTAGTGAACGTGGCCAGTGCCGAGCGATTTGCAGAGGTACAACGATGGGCAGGCGACCTGCAGATGGTCCCAGCGCCGTCAAATGACCTGGCGCAGCGCCTTGGAATCAAACACTACCCACTGCTCATTACTGCAACAGCCATTCAGCAGTAG
- a CDS encoding UvrD-helicase domain-containing protein, whose amino-acid sequence MQWTQEQQPIIHSTADKLLVQAFAGTGKTTTLVGYATHHTSVKMLYLCYNKSVELAAKGRFPRNVVCKTAHGLAYAVYGSQYAAKQTNNMRLTDIARAINTQDWELVRDVLSTLNNFMASADDELCRGHFPRFQEQRMLTSAQERFLNNALSVARIIWKRMIDLQDTGISITHDGYLKLYQLSKPDLSERFHAILLDEGQDVNPVIADLVKTQRIRKVTVGDPHQQIYRFRGAEDALNSDWMAGAERHYLTQSFRFGPAVAHVANIILFYKGETRKLQGLGSNTLVKRTLPEDLPHRTFIHRTVTGVIENALLLVAINSKIFWVGGIDSYSLRDLEDLYMFSHNRNQEVQNRKLLRDYRDFAQYVEIAEVSQDTEMLRSIKIIAAYPDLPQRIHTLRVRSVANELDATITLTTGHKAKGLEWDFVSLYDDFSADPLSPDIDQGRRDDELNLLYVAVTRAMKILALNSMVLSIMQRYVDARSSLTGQSH is encoded by the coding sequence ATGCAATGGACTCAAGAACAGCAGCCCATTATCCATTCAACAGCTGACAAGCTGCTGGTCCAGGCCTTCGCCGGCACAGGCAAAACCACAACACTGGTTGGTTACGCCACCCATCACACCTCGGTGAAAATGCTGTACCTCTGCTACAACAAATCCGTCGAGCTCGCGGCCAAGGGCCGCTTCCCTCGCAATGTGGTTTGCAAGACAGCGCATGGGCTTGCCTACGCGGTCTACGGCAGTCAGTACGCCGCTAAACAGACCAACAATATGCGGCTCACTGATATTGCCAGGGCCATCAATACTCAGGACTGGGAGCTCGTGCGGGACGTCCTCAGTACGCTGAACAACTTCATGGCCAGCGCCGACGACGAGCTATGCCGTGGGCATTTCCCCAGGTTCCAGGAACAACGAATGCTCACCAGCGCACAGGAGCGGTTTCTGAACAATGCTCTGAGCGTGGCAAGGATCATCTGGAAACGGATGATCGATCTGCAAGACACCGGCATTTCGATTACACACGACGGCTACCTGAAGCTGTATCAACTGAGTAAGCCCGACCTGAGCGAAAGGTTTCACGCCATCCTTCTGGATGAGGGACAAGACGTGAACCCGGTTATTGCCGACTTGGTAAAAACACAACGGATCCGCAAGGTGACAGTCGGCGATCCCCATCAGCAGATCTATCGCTTCCGCGGTGCCGAGGATGCGCTCAATAGCGATTGGATGGCCGGTGCAGAACGTCATTACTTGACCCAGAGTTTTCGTTTCGGCCCTGCGGTCGCTCACGTGGCCAACATCATCCTCTTCTACAAGGGGGAGACACGAAAGCTGCAGGGGTTAGGCTCCAACACCCTGGTTAAAAGGACGTTGCCTGAAGATCTACCGCATCGCACGTTTATCCATCGCACCGTTACTGGCGTTATCGAGAACGCTTTGCTCTTGGTCGCGATCAACTCCAAGATCTTCTGGGTTGGTGGTATCGACAGCTACTCGCTGCGCGACCTGGAAGACCTGTACATGTTCAGCCACAACCGCAATCAAGAAGTCCAGAACCGCAAGCTTTTGCGGGATTACCGAGACTTTGCACAGTACGTAGAAATTGCCGAGGTCAGCCAAGACACCGAGATGCTGCGCTCGATCAAAATCATCGCAGCCTATCCAGATCTGCCTCAGCGGATACATACACTGCGAGTTCGTTCTGTGGCCAATGAATTGGATGCCACAATCACGCTGACTACGGGGCATAAAGCAAAAGGGCTGGAATGGGACTTTGTCAGTCTGTATGACGACTTTAGCGCTGATCCGCTGTCGCCCGATATTGATCAGGGACGTCGAGATGACGAATTGAACTTGCTCTACGTAGCTGTGACACGAGCCATGAAGATTTTGGCGCTGAACTCGATGGTGTTGTCCATAATGCAGCGCTATGTTGATGCGAGGTCATCTCTAACAGGGCAATCACACTAG
- a CDS encoding TIGR03749 family integrating conjugative element protein: protein MMRRLLIIGLLMLNFCGMAKAVEILRWDRIPLALPLIVGQERIVFVDQNVRVGLPRNLVDKLRVQSTGGALYLLAKEPIPPTRLQLQNMSSGEIMLVDIIATEGKPNQAAPEPAKIVAGEGPSPRYGQASSKPLTSRAPAPTSQPTVQDEDPPTPRRETPLPVVITRYAAQMLYAPLRTVEPVDGIAQVNLKRGLNLTTLLPTLPVDASALGAWRLDDYWVTAVKLRNTSTQHLALDPRDLMGDFITATFQHPYLGTKGDASDTTTVYLVTRGHGLAESLLPAAVSQVDPKGGRREE, encoded by the coding sequence ATGATGCGCCGGCTGCTGATTATCGGACTGCTCATGCTGAACTTCTGCGGGATGGCCAAAGCCGTTGAGATTTTACGCTGGGACCGAATTCCACTGGCACTGCCCTTGATCGTCGGCCAGGAACGCATTGTTTTTGTCGACCAAAATGTTCGAGTGGGTCTGCCCCGGAATTTGGTCGATAAGCTGCGCGTACAGAGCACTGGTGGCGCACTGTACCTGCTGGCCAAAGAACCCATACCTCCGACTCGCCTGCAGCTCCAAAATATGAGCAGTGGCGAAATCATGCTGGTGGACATCATTGCAACAGAAGGCAAACCAAATCAGGCCGCCCCCGAGCCTGCAAAAATTGTTGCCGGTGAAGGTCCCTCGCCTCGTTACGGGCAGGCCAGCTCTAAGCCGTTGACCAGTCGAGCTCCGGCCCCAACATCGCAGCCCACCGTTCAAGACGAGGATCCGCCGACGCCGCGCCGTGAGACGCCTCTCCCTGTGGTCATTACACGCTATGCCGCACAGATGCTCTATGCCCCTCTGCGCACCGTTGAGCCTGTGGACGGTATCGCCCAGGTCAATCTTAAGCGGGGCCTGAACCTCACCACTTTGCTGCCAACGTTGCCGGTCGATGCCTCTGCTTTAGGAGCATGGCGGTTAGACGACTACTGGGTGACGGCCGTGAAGCTGCGCAACACGAGCACCCAGCACCTTGCACTGGATCCTCGGGATCTGATGGGGGACTTCATCACGGCGACGTTTCAGCACCCTTACCTCGGCACCAAGGGTGATGCAAGTGACACCACAACGGTATATCTGGTGACACGTGGCCATGGTTTGGCCGAATCGTTGCTGCCCGCAGCCGTCAGCCAAGTCGACCCAAAGGGAGGTCGCCGTGAAGAGTAA
- a CDS encoding lytic transglycosylase: protein MAASVVRAALAGFLLIGAAMANSAEVPPPAYQLIALPAGVPSEVLYSVALQESGTRLRGQIVPWPWTLNVAGAGYRFATRSDACRALMLAIQTAGPNRVDVGLGQTNIGANGHRYSYPCEGLDPYKNLSVTAQILAEQKAKGGDWITAAGRYHRPAGGEPAARYRRAFAKHLSRVTGINLMANNP, encoded by the coding sequence ATGGCAGCGTCAGTAGTACGCGCAGCGCTGGCTGGCTTTCTTCTAATTGGCGCGGCAATGGCTAACAGTGCCGAGGTCCCACCACCGGCCTATCAATTGATTGCGTTGCCTGCCGGCGTTCCATCCGAGGTGCTCTATTCGGTCGCACTGCAGGAGAGCGGTACGCGACTGCGTGGCCAGATCGTGCCCTGGCCATGGACATTAAATGTCGCCGGTGCCGGCTACCGCTTTGCGACCCGTAGCGATGCATGCAGGGCACTGATGCTTGCGATTCAGACCGCTGGCCCCAATCGGGTCGACGTCGGTCTAGGGCAAACCAATATCGGTGCCAATGGCCATCGTTACAGCTACCCCTGCGAAGGACTGGATCCTTACAAAAACCTTTCGGTTACGGCTCAGATCCTGGCCGAGCAAAAAGCCAAAGGCGGGGATTGGATCACGGCCGCTGGCCGATACCACCGCCCGGCCGGCGGCGAACCCGCTGCCCGCTACCGCCGCGCATTTGCCAAACATCTTAGCCGGGTCACCGGCATCAACCTGATGGCGAACAACCCATGA
- the tnpB gene encoding IS66 family insertion sequence element accessory protein TnpB (TnpB, as the term is used for proteins encoded by IS66 family insertion elements, is considered an accessory protein, since TnpC, encoded by a neighboring gene, is a DDE family transposase.), giving the protein MIAPPAGTRIWIAAGVTDMRRGFDGLAAMVQTQLEADPFSGQIFAFRGRRGDRIKLLWWDGDGLCLFCKRLEQGRFVWPQATSGSVSLTTAQLSMLLEGIDWRRPIRTAPVLAV; this is encoded by the coding sequence ATGATTGCCCCTCCCGCTGGAACCCGTATCTGGATCGCCGCTGGCGTCACGGACATGCGTCGTGGCTTCGACGGTTTGGCGGCCATGGTGCAGACTCAACTGGAAGCCGATCCCTTCTCCGGTCAGATCTTCGCCTTTCGCGGACGGCGTGGTGACCGGATCAAACTGTTGTGGTGGGATGGCGACGGCTTGTGCCTGTTTTGCAAACGGTTGGAGCAAGGACGCTTTGTCTGGCCGCAAGCAACCAGCGGCAGCGTGTCGCTGACGACCGCGCAGTTGTCGATGCTGTTGGAGGGCATTGATTGGCGCCGGCCAATTCGTACAGCACCCGTCCTCGCGGTCTGA
- a CDS encoding TIGR03759 family integrating conjugative element protein: MYFPTAISKKQRSTGTSRLTTGLAILAFAYGCHAAPEHATSTTNTQINELGIQNPSQGASQTELAHSWGLTPQEWTRYRTVMEGPRGIYSPGLDPLTALGIEAKSAEERRRYAELQVQAERQRIDKELAYQRAYDQAFARLYPNEKVIQISSGPTSAAGSGTATALKGTGRLAVFVQDSCTACIARVKDLQTQKQPFDLYFVGSQGDDETIRRWAILAGIEPTSVRNRQITLNHDAGRWLGLGLGGELPAVVREVNGQWQRQ, from the coding sequence ATGTATTTCCCAACGGCCATCTCAAAAAAGCAGAGATCCACGGGCACCTCGCGGCTCACTACAGGCTTGGCTATCCTTGCCTTTGCCTATGGCTGCCATGCTGCTCCGGAACACGCTACGTCAACTACAAACACTCAAATCAACGAGCTCGGCATCCAGAATCCTTCCCAAGGTGCCAGCCAGACAGAACTCGCCCACTCTTGGGGGTTAACCCCCCAAGAGTGGACCCGTTATCGAACGGTTATGGAGGGACCACGCGGCATCTATTCACCAGGACTGGATCCGTTGACCGCACTTGGCATCGAAGCCAAATCGGCTGAAGAGCGTAGACGCTACGCAGAACTGCAGGTGCAGGCCGAGCGACAGCGTATCGATAAAGAGCTTGCCTACCAAAGAGCTTATGACCAAGCCTTTGCTCGCCTCTATCCCAATGAAAAAGTCATCCAAATATCGTCTGGCCCAACATCTGCGGCGGGCTCTGGCACCGCCACTGCTCTGAAAGGCACAGGGCGATTAGCTGTTTTTGTTCAAGACAGTTGCACCGCCTGTATCGCTCGAGTGAAAGACCTTCAGACTCAGAAACAACCCTTTGATCTGTACTTCGTGGGTAGCCAAGGTGACGACGAGACCATTCGCCGTTGGGCCATCCTGGCTGGCATCGAGCCAACCAGCGTGCGCAACCGCCAAATCACACTGAATCACGACGCCGGCCGCTGGCTCGGCCTTGGACTCGGCGGCGAGCTACCAGCTGTGGTGCGCGAGGTGAATGGGCAATGGCAGCGTCAGTAG
- a CDS encoding TIGR03747 family integrating conjugative element membrane protein, producing MADIAEKAQQQQEGQKTFLGMLFSAPFHFLGVMFGSLLGAVIVEWLCMYLFWPDAGWKHAQQMFQHELSWLSQDLLQSVVIKEPGRTATWLAETVYDWLMVKTGLQDNINALTQYARSISQQQAGTFNLRYELGRVMIKFQDYGLAALYSVLTFCVRMVILTLTLPLFALAAFTGLIDGLVRRDLRKFGSGRESSYLYHKARGTIIPLTIVPWTVYLAIPISVSPLLILLPCAVLLGVSVYITVSSFKKYL from the coding sequence ATGGCCGATATCGCGGAAAAAGCCCAGCAACAGCAGGAAGGTCAAAAAACTTTCCTGGGCATGCTGTTCTCGGCTCCCTTTCACTTCCTGGGGGTGATGTTCGGCTCCCTGCTGGGCGCCGTCATCGTTGAATGGCTATGCATGTACTTGTTCTGGCCTGATGCTGGCTGGAAACATGCCCAGCAGATGTTTCAGCATGAATTGAGCTGGCTATCCCAAGACTTGCTACAGAGCGTTGTGATCAAAGAACCTGGACGCACAGCCACCTGGCTGGCAGAAACCGTGTATGACTGGCTGATGGTGAAAACCGGCCTGCAGGACAACATCAATGCGCTGACCCAGTACGCCCGATCCATATCGCAACAACAAGCAGGCACCTTCAATCTCCGCTACGAGCTCGGCCGAGTCATGATCAAGTTCCAGGACTACGGCTTGGCTGCGCTGTATTCCGTGCTGACCTTCTGTGTACGGATGGTCATCCTGACACTGACACTCCCACTCTTTGCACTGGCCGCGTTCACCGGACTCATCGACGGCCTGGTGCGGCGGGATCTACGCAAATTCGGCTCCGGCCGTGAGTCCAGCTACCTGTATCACAAAGCCCGAGGGACGATCATTCCCCTGACCATAGTGCCCTGGACGGTCTACCTGGCCATTCCCATCAGCGTCAGCCCTCTTTTGATTCTATTGCCATGCGCAGTGTTATTGGGCGTGTCCGTCTACATCACTGTATCCAGCTTCAAAAAATACCTTTAG
- a CDS encoding PFL_4703 family integrating conjugative element protein, with protein sequence MTYRKKVDAQLAHINSLRLVIGLLIALGLYMAYGWQSAPRDLTIHVPPDLRSGSTRQWWDIPPESVYAFGLYIFQQMNRWPVDGETDYEDNITRLGGYLTPSCKAYLQKDFELRRNSGELRKRERGVFEIPGRGIDDKSEQHIEQHSINDWTVNLDITADEHYGGERVKRALARYPLHIIRSDVDPEKNSFGLAWDCYSGNPQRIEVSAEPVRSGGK encoded by the coding sequence ATGACGTACCGTAAAAAAGTAGATGCACAGCTCGCACATATCAACAGCCTGCGCCTGGTCATTGGCCTGCTGATTGCCCTGGGTCTGTACATGGCGTATGGCTGGCAGAGCGCACCGCGTGATCTGACAATTCATGTACCGCCAGACCTGCGCTCAGGTAGCACACGACAGTGGTGGGATATTCCCCCCGAGTCGGTATATGCCTTCGGGCTGTACATTTTTCAGCAGATGAATCGCTGGCCCGTTGACGGTGAAACCGACTACGAGGACAACATCACCCGTCTGGGGGGCTACCTGACGCCCAGTTGCAAAGCCTATTTGCAGAAAGATTTCGAGCTACGTCGCAACAGCGGTGAGTTACGCAAACGCGAGCGAGGTGTCTTTGAGATTCCAGGCAGGGGCATTGACGATAAGTCAGAACAACATATTGAGCAGCACAGCATCAACGACTGGACCGTCAACCTGGATATCACAGCTGACGAGCACTACGGCGGGGAACGCGTGAAGCGGGCACTGGCTCGTTATCCCCTGCACATCATTCGTTCCGATGTTGACCCCGAAAAGAACTCCTTTGGCTTGGCTTGGGACTGCTACAGCGGTAACCCTCAGCGCATCGAAGTCTCCGCTGAACCTGTCCGGTCAGGAGGTAAATGA
- a CDS encoding methyl-accepting chemotaxis protein: MNLPRPTRTTAILSVCLVIMAGILGYEHHQLSQLSNSLAATADKESLDALLTRLGKVDERLDTVDGKHLVSNEDFRSGQQALSNRIDAAQAYAKQATETAKELSLNAASAGELVVLKASVETLDSRIHELSQSQIKQAAAAPSKPKAIIRKPSPAQKPSTSVVTPKTPPFTVIGIEYRGGERFLSVAPPGSTQLNQIYLIRPGDAVAGTEWRLNTLDGRSARFDVAGTPQTVTVAQ; the protein is encoded by the coding sequence ATGAACCTACCACGCCCTACTCGAACCACTGCAATTCTCAGTGTCTGCCTAGTCATTATGGCGGGCATATTGGGCTATGAGCATCATCAACTTTCCCAGCTCAGCAATAGCTTAGCTGCGACTGCAGACAAAGAGTCGCTGGATGCACTGCTGACTCGGCTGGGCAAAGTAGATGAGCGGCTGGACACGGTAGACGGCAAGCACCTGGTGTCCAACGAGGACTTCCGCTCCGGTCAGCAGGCCTTGTCGAACCGGATCGACGCAGCTCAGGCCTACGCTAAGCAAGCTACCGAAACAGCCAAGGAACTCTCGCTAAATGCCGCGTCTGCAGGGGAGCTAGTAGTGCTCAAGGCCAGCGTCGAAACGCTCGATAGCCGTATTCACGAACTAAGCCAATCCCAGATCAAGCAGGCTGCTGCGGCTCCCTCCAAACCGAAAGCCATTATCCGCAAACCATCTCCCGCTCAGAAGCCCAGTACCAGCGTCGTTACACCGAAAACGCCCCCCTTCACCGTTATCGGCATCGAGTACCGGGGAGGGGAACGCTTTTTGTCCGTAGCACCGCCAGGCAGCACACAGTTAAACCAGATCTATCTAATTCGTCCTGGTGACGCCGTGGCGGGTACTGAGTGGCGCCTCAACACACTGGACGGCAGGTCAGCACGCTTTGACGTGGCTGGAACACCGCAAACTGTAACCGTCGCGCAATAG
- a CDS encoding TIGR03750 family conjugal transfer protein encodes MTELSDDGTLMFLPVRLNNQPVIMGGLTADEMWATLALSAGAGLVVGVLAAILTHIWALIIAAAMLLAVLGLTLASRFLRRWKRGRPDTWLYRQMQLNVARYLPTWNKAHLITRTGAWTCRRTEAQ; translated from the coding sequence ATGACAGAACTCTCTGACGACGGAACGCTTATGTTTCTACCGGTGCGGCTGAACAATCAGCCAGTCATCATGGGCGGTCTCACCGCCGATGAGATGTGGGCCACCTTAGCGCTCAGTGCCGGCGCCGGGCTGGTTGTTGGTGTTCTAGCAGCGATCCTGACCCATATCTGGGCGCTTATTATTGCCGCTGCCATGCTCCTCGCGGTCCTCGGACTGACTCTTGCGAGCCGCTTTTTAAGGCGTTGGAAACGTGGTCGACCTGATACCTGGCTATACCGGCAAATGCAACTGAACGTCGCACGATATCTTCCGACCTGGAACAAGGCCCACCTGATCACACGTACGGGTGCGTGGACCTGCCGTAGAACGGAGGCTCAATGA
- a CDS encoding RAQPRD family integrative conjugative element protein, with the protein MALFGWGLPIPYAAAASASEQANLEVMIRQLNALEDTARRSAQVADEPGKRYFFDYQRLAGDIAQIRHGLEGYLTPSRAQPRDPVELSGQYTAEGHKP; encoded by the coding sequence ATTGCGCTTTTTGGATGGGGTTTGCCTATCCCCTATGCAGCGGCTGCCTCGGCCTCCGAACAGGCCAACCTGGAAGTGATGATCCGCCAGTTAAATGCCTTGGAGGACACCGCACGTCGTAGCGCTCAGGTGGCCGACGAGCCAGGCAAGCGTTACTTCTTCGATTACCAGCGCCTGGCCGGCGATATCGCTCAAATTCGCCACGGTCTTGAGGGTTACCTGACCCCTAGCCGAGCTCAGCCTCGTGATCCTGTGGAGCTTTCCGGCCAATACACGGCTGAAGGACACAAGCCATGA
- a CDS encoding TIGR03745 family integrating conjugative element membrane protein has protein sequence MPLLSKKRSLLISILALPQLTMAALPQSQPPTRGEGSNLMQTMQNYAFDGFSLLGLVICAVVFSGVAWHAFGVYHEIQLGKKKWMDLGATAAVGVAILGVAIFLVTKATNIL, from the coding sequence ATGCCTTTGCTCTCAAAAAAACGCAGCTTGCTGATCAGCATTCTTGCGCTCCCTCAACTGACCATGGCTGCGCTACCCCAGTCTCAGCCCCCCACACGCGGCGAAGGCTCCAATCTGATGCAAACCATGCAGAACTATGCCTTTGACGGTTTTTCTCTGCTTGGCCTCGTCATCTGCGCCGTTGTTTTCAGTGGAGTTGCATGGCACGCCTTCGGCGTCTACCACGAGATCCAACTCGGCAAAAAGAAATGGATGGACTTAGGCGCTACCGCCGCTGTCGGTGTGGCCATCTTGGGCGTCGCCATCTTTCTGGTCACTAAGGCAACAAACATTCTTTAA
- a CDS encoding TIGR03758 family integrating conjugative element protein: MSMSGAQASAFQAAGGFPASSSYLFFVGVAVAIVFLWGAWAVWSCYRGWATGNLDRTIASTSVVRILLLCMILTTFVLS, encoded by the coding sequence ATGAGCATGAGTGGTGCTCAGGCGTCCGCCTTTCAGGCTGCGGGAGGATTCCCTGCCTCGTCGAGCTACCTATTTTTCGTCGGCGTGGCCGTGGCCATCGTTTTCCTGTGGGGGGCCTGGGCCGTCTGGAGCTGCTACCGAGGGTGGGCCACCGGCAATCTTGACCGGACGATTGCTTCGACGTCGGTTGTTCGCATCCTGCTCCTTTGCATGATCCTCACCACGTTTGTTCTCAGTTAA
- the traD gene encoding type IV conjugative transfer system coupling protein TraD: MASPFTIESLLRPAVELYTVWVCAAAALLCIFAPWAFALTPLFGVVAATGFLGLGFVRLKQALMVLRYRRNIRRLPHYTMTSKEIPVSNERLFIGKGFRWTQKHTQRLMDTYLPKYAEYVEPTSTYNWARRLEERLEFDPFPLKLLAKATSWDVALNPARPLPPVGGLPRLHGIEPNEADVSLPLGERVGHSLVLGTTRVGKTRLAELFITQDIRRTRRRPRRRVQMGRRVQPVHRSQRSVDKIDEMNLDREVVIVFDPKGDADLLKRMYIECKRAGRLDEFYVFHLGWPDHSARYNAVGRFGRISEVATRIAGQLSGEGNSAAFREFAWRFVNIIARALVALGRRPDYEQILKHVTNIDALFIEYAQKYFAEHDPKAWQTIVEVEGKIDRKNLSFAMKDRPLRVVALDMYLTQQRISDPVMEGLRSAVRYDKTYFDKIVASLLPLLEKLTTGRIAELLSPDYMDLEDPRPIFDWMQVIRKRAVVYVGLDALSDTEVAAAVGNSMFSDLVSVAGHIYKFGIDDGLPGASGGKVAINVHADEFNELMGDEFIPMINKGGGAGMQVTAYTQTMSDIEAKIGNRAKAGQVIGNFNNLFMLRVRETATAELLTNQLPKVQVFTSTPASSANDAINGKTAFTSNTHDQIQSVSVPMIEPAHVVALPKGQCFALIEGGNLWKIRMPLPANDPDEVMPKDLQALVEGMRKGSGTSSDWWQAPGYEALGESLPDDLVNDFRKLATDEKGA; this comes from the coding sequence ATGGCCAGCCCCTTCACTATCGAGTCATTGCTTCGTCCTGCCGTCGAGCTTTACACGGTCTGGGTTTGTGCTGCTGCAGCGCTGCTTTGTATTTTCGCGCCCTGGGCATTTGCACTGACGCCTTTATTTGGAGTGGTTGCCGCTACTGGCTTTTTAGGTCTTGGGTTTGTTCGCCTGAAGCAGGCCCTGATGGTATTGCGCTACCGACGCAATATCCGGCGCCTCCCCCACTACACCATGACCAGCAAAGAAATTCCGGTCAGCAACGAGCGGCTTTTTATTGGCAAAGGCTTTCGCTGGACTCAAAAACATACCCAGCGCTTGATGGACACTTACCTCCCCAAATATGCCGAGTACGTCGAGCCAACCTCGACCTACAACTGGGCAAGGCGGCTTGAGGAACGATTGGAATTCGACCCCTTCCCACTCAAGCTTCTGGCCAAGGCCACCTCTTGGGATGTCGCGCTTAATCCAGCACGTCCGCTGCCACCCGTAGGTGGCCTACCGCGCTTACACGGCATAGAACCGAACGAGGCTGACGTCAGCTTGCCATTGGGTGAGCGGGTTGGGCACTCCCTGGTACTGGGGACTACAAGGGTGGGCAAGACCCGTCTGGCCGAACTGTTTATCACTCAAGACATCAGGCGCACCCGCAGACGGCCCCGGCGGCGTGTTCAGATGGGTCGCCGTGTTCAGCCTGTTCATCGGAGCCAGCGCAGCGTAGATAAAATTGATGAGATGAACCTTGATCGCGAGGTGGTGATTGTCTTCGACCCAAAAGGTGATGCCGACCTCCTGAAACGCATGTACATAGAGTGCAAGCGTGCCGGCCGACTGGATGAGTTTTACGTATTCCATTTAGGCTGGCCCGACCACTCCGCTCGTTACAACGCCGTTGGCCGATTTGGTCGAATCTCAGAGGTGGCGACCCGGATTGCCGGTCAACTATCAGGAGAAGGCAACTCGGCCGCGTTCCGCGAGTTCGCCTGGCGTTTCGTCAACATCATCGCACGCGCCTTGGTCGCCCTCGGACGCAGGCCAGACTATGAGCAGATCCTCAAGCATGTGACCAACATCGATGCGCTCTTCATCGAGTACGCACAGAAGTACTTTGCCGAGCATGATCCCAAGGCCTGGCAAACCATCGTCGAAGTCGAAGGCAAGATCGATCGTAAAAACCTCAGTTTTGCTATGAAGGATCGACCGCTGCGCGTGGTGGCCCTGGACATGTACCTCACTCAGCAACGCATCTCCGATCCTGTGATGGAGGGCCTGCGATCAGCGGTACGTTATGACAAAACCTATTTCGACAAGATTGTGGCCAGCCTGCTGCCACTGCTGGAAAAACTGACCACGGGGCGCATTGCAGAGCTGCTGTCTCCAGACTACATGGACCTTGAGGACCCACGACCAATCTTTGACTGGATGCAGGTCATCCGCAAACGGGCAGTGGTCTATGTCGGTCTGGATGCCTTGTCCGATACAGAGGTGGCTGCGGCAGTGGGCAACTCCATGTTCAGCGATCTGGTGTCAGTCGCGGGCCACATCTACAAATTCGGCATCGATGATGGTTTGCCCGGGGCAAGCGGTGGGAAGGTGGCGATTAACGTGCACGCTGACGAGTTCAACGAACTGATGGGCGATGAGTTCATTCCAATGATCAACAAAGGCGGCGGCGCCGGCATGCAGGTTACTGCCTACACCCAGACCATGAGCGACATCGAGGCCAAAATCGGTAACCGCGCAAAAGCGGGCCAAGTCATCGGTAACTTCAACAACCTGTTCATGTTGCGTGTTCGTGAAACCGCCACCGCCGAGCTGTTGACCAACCAGTTGCCCAAGGTCCAGGTGTTCACCAGTACACCGGCCAGCAGTGCCAATGATGCGATCAATGGCAAGACCGCTTTCACATCCAACACCCACGACCAGATCCAAAGCGTCAGCGTGCCGATGATCGAACCGGCGCACGTCGTTGCGCTGCCCAAGGGGCAATGCTTTGCCCTGATCGAGGGCGGAAACCTGTGGAAGATTCGTATGCCGTTGCCGGCAAACGATCCCGATGAAGTCATGCCCAAGGATCTTCAGGCATTGGTTGAAGGTATGCGCAAAGGATCCGGAACGAGCAGCGATTGGTGGCAAGCGCCGGGTTATGAAGCATTAGGCGAATCGCTTCCAGATGATCTGGTCAATGATTTCCGCAAGTTGGCCACCGACGAGAAAGGCGCATAA